CGGAGTATCCCGACACCTTTTGGAGTTTCAAGCATGCCCTGCGATTCATATCCAAGAGGGCCCTTCATCCACCGCTCGGTCTTATCACCATCGCCGCGATGCTTCCGGAGGCGTGGCAGAAGAGACTTGTGGATATGAATGTAGGAGGACTGGAAGACAGGGATCTCCAATGGGCGGATTACGTGTTTCTCAGCGCGATGGCGGTACAGAAGGCGTCCGTGCGGGAGGTTATCGCGAGATGCAGGGACGCGGGGGTCAGGATCGTCGCGGGCGGGCCACTCTTCACAGCGGCGCGGGAAGAATTCGAGGATGTGGACCACCTCGTGCTCAACGAGGCGGAGGCCACGCTCCCCTCTTTTCTGGCAGACCTGGCCGACGGCAAGGCGGGCCACCTTTACACGACCACCACCTTCCCGAGCCTCGATAAAGCGCCTGTTCCGCTGTGGAACCTTGTGAACATGAAGCGGTATGTATCAATGAACATCCAGTATTCCAGGGGGTGTCCGTTCAGCTGCGAGTTCTGCGACATCACAACCCTTTTTGGCAGGAAGACGAGGACGAAGTCCGTCGACCAGGTGCTGAACGAGCTGGAAGCTCTTTATTCACTGGGCTGGAGGGGCGGTGTGTTCTTTGTGGATGACAACTTCATAGGGAACAGGAGGGAACTCAAGGAACGCGTCCTTCCCGCCATGGTCGACTGGATGAAGCGCAGAAAGCATCCCTTCGAATTTGCAACGGAGGCATCGATCAACCTTGCCGATGATGACGAGCTTATCAGGCTCATGATCAGGGCGGGTTTCGAGTCCGTTTTTGTCGGGATCGAGACAACGCAGGACGACGCGCTCCGCGAGTGCAAGAAGTTCCAGAACACCAACCGTGATCTCGTTTCCTGCGTCAGGAAGATCCAGAGATTCGGTCTCGACGTCCGGGGAGGGTTCATCGTGGGTTTTGACAATGATTCACCTGACACCTTCGACAGGCAGATCGATTTCATCAGGAACAGCAGGATCATAACGGCCATGGTGGGAATACTGAATGCGCCGCGGGGCAGCCGGCTTTACGAGCGTCTGAGCCGGGAAGGCCGCTTGACGAGGAATATTTCCGGTGACAACACAGATTTCTCAACAAACATAATCCCCAGGATGGGTTACGAAAAACTTGCCGAGGGATACAGGAGGATCATCGAAGGCATATACTCCCCCGGATCATACTACGAGCGGGTGAAGGCTTTCCTGCGGGAGTACAAGCCCCTTGAGAGGAGAAAGAGACATCTTGATGTCAGGTCCATCCGCCATAAGCTCGGCTATCTTGCCGCCCCTTTGAAAACAGTGTTCATACTGGGTATACGAGACAGCGCGAGGCGATACTACTGGAAGCTTCTCTTCTGGTCCCTCTTGAAACGTCCCCGGCTCTTGCCGCAGGCCATAGCGTATTCCATCTACGGCTTCCATTTCCGGAAGGTATTTGAAGACCACCTGGTCGGGCCGCGGACGCCTTCGAAGTGCTGAGGTGTTCGGCCCTCTGTGCCTGATGCCGGATCGTTAAGAAGGATGGTTACAGGCTACGCTCTCTGGTCCGC
The sequence above is a segment of the Syntrophorhabdus sp. genome. Coding sequences within it:
- a CDS encoding DUF4070 domain-containing protein; its protein translation is MNILLVYPEYPDTFWSFKHALRFISKRALHPPLGLITIAAMLPEAWQKRLVDMNVGGLEDRDLQWADYVFLSAMAVQKASVREVIARCRDAGVRIVAGGPLFTAAREEFEDVDHLVLNEAEATLPSFLADLADGKAGHLYTTTTFPSLDKAPVPLWNLVNMKRYVSMNIQYSRGCPFSCEFCDITTLFGRKTRTKSVDQVLNELEALYSLGWRGGVFFVDDNFIGNRRELKERVLPAMVDWMKRRKHPFEFATEASINLADDDELIRLMIRAGFESVFVGIETTQDDALRECKKFQNTNRDLVSCVRKIQRFGLDVRGGFIVGFDNDSPDTFDRQIDFIRNSRIITAMVGILNAPRGSRLYERLSREGRLTRNISGDNTDFSTNIIPRMGYEKLAEGYRRIIEGIYSPGSYYERVKAFLREYKPLERRKRHLDVRSIRHKLGYLAAPLKTVFILGIRDSARRYYWKLLFWSLLKRPRLLPQAIAYSIYGFHFRKVFEDHLVGPRTPSKC